A genomic stretch from Strongyloides ratti genome assembly S_ratti_ED321, chromosome : 1 includes:
- a CDS encoding G protein-coupled receptor, rhodopsin-like family and GPCR, rhodopsin-like, 7TM domain and 7TM GPCR, serpentine receptor class w (Srw) family-containing protein, translating into MSSCVEVNETERDAMIQYYLELIGEEIQMYDKIHVYIYQILCLLGVPLNVLVIVVLLRPQMRKNPFNLYLIVIAICDLILMANYYIFHFIERCHPYYYTYFWIIYTKLYAITSVLLHSLSLWLTVIMAIHRYIVVKNSNGAQSNISWNTYKITLLGIGAATGISLIGSTPNTLRYEIQDNGLVGAEPRCLVKGGKYAHYYTETSQIEAYQFVRPTFWNCNWERLTFWIAGLLLKVIPCMLLTIFMTLLVRILIKARERRNRLCGSRTVLCTAKTQAERTTAMLTIIVAVFLVTELPQGIFVFLQGVYAATEVIHLYLGQFLDFLALFNSSVNFILYTTMSYQFRSQFIETFATYLPKTFERISGSESINTNVLSSKISRDGTKNNNGNFNTSKVHLLTATTTFQRKDLKGKIDEV; encoded by the exons ATGTCTAGTTGTGTAGAAGTTAATGAAACAGAAAGAGATGCAATGATTCAATATTATCTGGAg ttaattgGTGAAGAAATTCAAATGTATGACAAAATAcatgtttatatttatcaaattctTTGTTTACTTGGTGTGCCATTAAATGTTTTAGTAATAGTTGTACTTTTACGTCCACAAATGAGAAAAAAtccttttaatttatacCTTATTGTTATTGCTATATgtgatttaatattaatggctaattattatatttttcattttattgaACGTTGCCATCCATATTACTATACTTATTTTTGGATTATTTATACTAAATTGTATGCCATTACATCAGTTCTCCTTCATTCATTATCATTATGGCTTACAGTAATAATGGCTATTCATAGATATATTGTTGTCAAAAATAGTAATGGTGCACAATCAAATATAAGTTGgaatacatataaaattacCCTCTTAGGAATTGGAGCAGCTACTGGTATTTCTTTAATAGGTTCAACACCAAATACATTAAGATATGAAATACAAGATAACGGTTTAGTTGGAGCTGAACCACGTTGTCTTGTCAAAGGAGGAAAATATGCTCATTATTATACAGAGACATCACAAATAGAAGCTTATCAATTTGTAAGACCAACTTTTTGGAATTGTAATTGGGAAAGATTAACTTTTTGGATTGCGggtttattattaaaagtaattccATGTATGctattaactatttttatgaCATTACTTGTAAGAATACTTATTAAAGCCAGAGAAAGAAGAAATAGACTTTGTGGATCAAGAACTGTCTTATGTACAGCTAAAACACAAGCTGAAAGAACTACAGCAATGTTAACTATTATTGTTGCTGTATTTTTAGTTACAGAACTTCCACAag gaatttttgtttttttacaAGGTGTTTATGCAGCAACAGAagttatacatttatatcttggtcaatttttagattttcttgctttatttaattcatctgttaattttattctttacaCAACAATGTCCTATCAATTTAGATCACAATTTATTGAAACATTTGCTACATATCTTCCAAAGACATTTGAAAGAATAAGTGGTAGTGAATCAATAAATACAAATGTTCTTTCATCAAAAATTTCTCGAGATggtactaaaaataataatggaaACTTTAATACCAGTAAAGTTCATTTATTAACAGCAACCACAACGTTTCAAAGAAAAGACCTTAAGGGAAAAATTGATgaagtttaa
- a CDS encoding Myosin-2 essential light chain: MSIQICYELCFRLHLKKRMRTELSSTSSEIDNNLSQYARDIFGSYDTVGDDKIYVEQLGEVLRVLDVYPTEADIKKYQSYFDGPEKRITFEEFISCFKDARKNMKHVSMEEIIEGLSHFDKEDNGMINVAELRHILTTLGERLKESDVDKLIEGHADPEGNIYIAQFVKEIMETDLKM, encoded by the exons ATGTCTATACAAATTTGTTATgaattatg ttttaggcttcacttaaaaaaaagaatgagAACTGAACTTAGTTCAACAAGTTCTGAGATTGATAATAATCTTAGCCAATATGCCAGAGATATATTTGGATCTTATGATACAGTTGgtgatgataaaatatatgttgaACAGTTAGGTGAAGTTCTTCGTGTCTTAGACGTCTATCCAACTGAGGCtgacattaaaaaataccaaTCTTATTTTGATGGTCCAG aaaaaagaaTAACTTTTGAAGAGTTTATTTCATGCTTTAAGGATGCTCGTAAAAATATGAAACATGTTTCAATGGAAGAAATTATTGAAGGATTGTCACATTTTGATAAAGAAGATAATGGTATGATAAATGTTGCTGAACTTCGTCATATACTAACAACTCTTGGTGAACGTCTAAAAGAATCTGATGTTGATAAGTTAATTGAAGGACATGCTGATCCTGAaggtaatatttatattgcaCAATTTGTTAAAGAAATTATGGAAAcagatttaaaaatgtaa